Proteins encoded together in one Lathamus discolor isolate bLatDis1 chromosome 3, bLatDis1.hap1, whole genome shotgun sequence window:
- the ABCD3 gene encoding ATP-binding cassette sub-family D member 3 isoform X2 — protein MAAYSKYLTARHSAIAGAAAAACALLGVLGKRRAAAQHGKRSGKQALQNNEKEGKKERAVVDRVFIARICRILKIMVPRTLCKETGYLLLIAVMLVVRTYCDIWMIQNGTVIESAIIGRSRKDFKKYLFNFIAAMPAISLVNSFLKYGLNELKLCFRVRLTRYLYEEYLKSYTYYKMGNLDNRIANPDQLLTQDVEKFCNSVVDLYSNLSKPFLDIVLYIFKLTSAIGAQGPASMMAYLIISGFFLTRLRRPIGKMTVIEQKYEGEYRYVNSRLITNSEEIAFYNGNLREKQTIHKTFRKLVEHLHNFILFRFSMGFIDTIIAKYLATVVGYLVVSRPFLNLADPRHQNSTHAELLEDYYQSGRMLLRMSQALGRIVLAGREMTRLAGFTARITELMQVLKDLNGGKYQRTMVSQEKDTDKKPALPLVPGSGEIINTDNLIKFDHVPLVTPNGDVLIQDLNFEVRSGANVLICGPNGCGKSSLFRVLGELWPLFGGRLTKPVRGKLFYVPQRPYMTLGTLRDQVIYPDTLEDQRKKGISDQVLKEYLDNVQLGHILEREGGWDIVQDWMDVLSGGEKQRMAMARLFYHKPQFAILDECTSAVSVDVEGYIYSHCRKVGITLFTVSHRKSLWKHHDFYLHMDGRGNYEFKKITEDTVEFGS, from the exons TAAAAGAAGTGGAAAACAAGCATTGCAGAATAATGAg aaggagggaaagaaggagcgAGCAGTGGTGGACAGAGTGTTTATTGCAAGAATATGTCGAATCCTGAAAATAATGGTCCCTCGAACTCTTTGTAAAGAG ACAGGTTATTTGCTGCTTATTGCTGTGATGCTGGTAGTCCGCACCTATTGTGATATTTGGATGATTCAAAATGGAACAGTCATTGAAAG TGCTATCATTGGGCGCAGCAGAAAAGATTTCAAGAAATACTTGTTCAACTTCATCGCTGCAATGCCTGCT atCTCTTTAGTGAATAGCTTCCTGAAGTATGGTCTAAATGAATTAAAACTTTGCTTCCGAGTAAGACTTACCAGATACCTCTATGAGGAATATCTTAA ATCTTATACGTACTACAAAATGGGAAATCTGGACAACAGAATAGCTAATCCAGATCAGCTCCTTACACAGGATGTGGAAAAATTCTGTAACAGTGTAGTGGACCTGTATTCAAACCTGAGCAAG CCTTTCTTGGATATAGTTTTGTATATCTTCAAGCTAACAAGTGCAATAGGAGCTCAG GGTCCAGCTAGCATGATGGCTTACTTGATTATTTCGGGGTTCTTCCTTACCCGTTTAAGACGACCAATTGGCAAGATGACCGTTATAGAACAGAAGTATGAAGGGGAGTACAGATACGTCAACTCGCGGCTTATTACAAACAG tgaagaaattgctttttatAATGGAAACTTGAGAGAAAAACAGACTATTCACAAAACCTTCCGTAAACTG GTGGAACACTTGCATAATTTCATCCTGTTCAGGTTCTCAATGGGTTTCATTGATACCATCATTGCCAAAT ACCTTGCCACTGTGGTTGGTTACCTGGTTGTTAGTCGCCCGTTTCTGAATCTGGCTGATCCTCGTCACCAGAACAGTACTCATGCAGAACTTTTGGAG GATTACTACCAAAGTGGAAGAATGTTACTGAGAATGTCTCAAGCCTTGGGCAGAATAGTTCTGGCAGGCCGTGAGATGACAAGATTGGCTGG tttcacaGCTCGAATTACAGAATTAATGCAGGTTCTGAAGGACTTAAATGGTGGCAAATATCAGCGTACCATGGTATCACAAGAAAAAG ATACAGATAAAAAGCCAGCTTTGCCTTTGGTACCTGGATCTGGAGAAATTATCAACACTGATAACCTTATCAA GTTTGATCATGTTCCATTGGTGACACCTAATGGAGATGTTTTGATTCAAGACCTTAACTTTGAG GTTCGATCTGGTGCAAATGTATTGATTTGTGGACCAAACGGGTGTGGGAAGAGCTCACTTTTCCGTGTTCTTGGTGAG TTGTGGCCTTTGTTTGGTGGGCGTTTAACAAAGCCTGTAAGAGGAAAGTTGTTCTATGTTCCCCAG AGACCATATATGACTCTTGGAACACTCAGAGATCAAGTTATATATCCAGATACTTTAGAAGATCAGAGAAAGAAAGGTATTTCTGACCAG GTGCTGAAGGAGTATTTGGACAATGTCCAGCTGGGTCACATCTTGGAACGTGAAGGAGGCTGGGATATCGTTCAGGATTGGATGGATGTACTCAGTGggggagagaagcagagaaTGGCA ATGGCAAGGTTATTCTATCATAAGCCCCAGTTTGCAATTCTGGATGAATGCACCAGTGCTGTTAGTGTTGATGTAGAAGGCTACATTTACAGCCACTGCCGGAAG GTTGGCATCACTCTCTTCACTGTCTCCCACAGAAAGTCACTCTGGAAACATCATGAT ttttacttgCATATGGATGGCAGAGGAAACTACGAGTTcaagaaaataactgaagaCACAGTTGAATTTGGATCTTAA
- the ABCD3 gene encoding ATP-binding cassette sub-family D member 3 isoform X1, translated as MAAYSKYLTARHSAIAGAAAAACALLGVLGKRRAAAQHGKRSGKQALQNNEQKEGKKERAVVDRVFIARICRILKIMVPRTLCKETGYLLLIAVMLVVRTYCDIWMIQNGTVIESAIIGRSRKDFKKYLFNFIAAMPAISLVNSFLKYGLNELKLCFRVRLTRYLYEEYLKSYTYYKMGNLDNRIANPDQLLTQDVEKFCNSVVDLYSNLSKPFLDIVLYIFKLTSAIGAQGPASMMAYLIISGFFLTRLRRPIGKMTVIEQKYEGEYRYVNSRLITNSEEIAFYNGNLREKQTIHKTFRKLVEHLHNFILFRFSMGFIDTIIAKYLATVVGYLVVSRPFLNLADPRHQNSTHAELLEDYYQSGRMLLRMSQALGRIVLAGREMTRLAGFTARITELMQVLKDLNGGKYQRTMVSQEKDTDKKPALPLVPGSGEIINTDNLIKFDHVPLVTPNGDVLIQDLNFEVRSGANVLICGPNGCGKSSLFRVLGELWPLFGGRLTKPVRGKLFYVPQRPYMTLGTLRDQVIYPDTLEDQRKKGISDQVLKEYLDNVQLGHILEREGGWDIVQDWMDVLSGGEKQRMAMARLFYHKPQFAILDECTSAVSVDVEGYIYSHCRKVGITLFTVSHRKSLWKHHDFYLHMDGRGNYEFKKITEDTVEFGS; from the exons TAAAAGAAGTGGAAAACAAGCATTGCAGAATAATGAg cagaaggagggaaagaaggagcgAGCAGTGGTGGACAGAGTGTTTATTGCAAGAATATGTCGAATCCTGAAAATAATGGTCCCTCGAACTCTTTGTAAAGAG ACAGGTTATTTGCTGCTTATTGCTGTGATGCTGGTAGTCCGCACCTATTGTGATATTTGGATGATTCAAAATGGAACAGTCATTGAAAG TGCTATCATTGGGCGCAGCAGAAAAGATTTCAAGAAATACTTGTTCAACTTCATCGCTGCAATGCCTGCT atCTCTTTAGTGAATAGCTTCCTGAAGTATGGTCTAAATGAATTAAAACTTTGCTTCCGAGTAAGACTTACCAGATACCTCTATGAGGAATATCTTAA ATCTTATACGTACTACAAAATGGGAAATCTGGACAACAGAATAGCTAATCCAGATCAGCTCCTTACACAGGATGTGGAAAAATTCTGTAACAGTGTAGTGGACCTGTATTCAAACCTGAGCAAG CCTTTCTTGGATATAGTTTTGTATATCTTCAAGCTAACAAGTGCAATAGGAGCTCAG GGTCCAGCTAGCATGATGGCTTACTTGATTATTTCGGGGTTCTTCCTTACCCGTTTAAGACGACCAATTGGCAAGATGACCGTTATAGAACAGAAGTATGAAGGGGAGTACAGATACGTCAACTCGCGGCTTATTACAAACAG tgaagaaattgctttttatAATGGAAACTTGAGAGAAAAACAGACTATTCACAAAACCTTCCGTAAACTG GTGGAACACTTGCATAATTTCATCCTGTTCAGGTTCTCAATGGGTTTCATTGATACCATCATTGCCAAAT ACCTTGCCACTGTGGTTGGTTACCTGGTTGTTAGTCGCCCGTTTCTGAATCTGGCTGATCCTCGTCACCAGAACAGTACTCATGCAGAACTTTTGGAG GATTACTACCAAAGTGGAAGAATGTTACTGAGAATGTCTCAAGCCTTGGGCAGAATAGTTCTGGCAGGCCGTGAGATGACAAGATTGGCTGG tttcacaGCTCGAATTACAGAATTAATGCAGGTTCTGAAGGACTTAAATGGTGGCAAATATCAGCGTACCATGGTATCACAAGAAAAAG ATACAGATAAAAAGCCAGCTTTGCCTTTGGTACCTGGATCTGGAGAAATTATCAACACTGATAACCTTATCAA GTTTGATCATGTTCCATTGGTGACACCTAATGGAGATGTTTTGATTCAAGACCTTAACTTTGAG GTTCGATCTGGTGCAAATGTATTGATTTGTGGACCAAACGGGTGTGGGAAGAGCTCACTTTTCCGTGTTCTTGGTGAG TTGTGGCCTTTGTTTGGTGGGCGTTTAACAAAGCCTGTAAGAGGAAAGTTGTTCTATGTTCCCCAG AGACCATATATGACTCTTGGAACACTCAGAGATCAAGTTATATATCCAGATACTTTAGAAGATCAGAGAAAGAAAGGTATTTCTGACCAG GTGCTGAAGGAGTATTTGGACAATGTCCAGCTGGGTCACATCTTGGAACGTGAAGGAGGCTGGGATATCGTTCAGGATTGGATGGATGTACTCAGTGggggagagaagcagagaaTGGCA ATGGCAAGGTTATTCTATCATAAGCCCCAGTTTGCAATTCTGGATGAATGCACCAGTGCTGTTAGTGTTGATGTAGAAGGCTACATTTACAGCCACTGCCGGAAG GTTGGCATCACTCTCTTCACTGTCTCCCACAGAAAGTCACTCTGGAAACATCATGAT ttttacttgCATATGGATGGCAGAGGAAACTACGAGTTcaagaaaataactgaagaCACAGTTGAATTTGGATCTTAA